The following proteins come from a genomic window of Synechococcus sp. BIOS-E4-1:
- a CDS encoding radical SAM protein, which translates to MAFPSTYTVGITSLGYQIVWATLAMRSDLDVRRLFTDQCDPPHRQCDLFGLSLSWELDGPVLLDLLEQQRIPIWSEQRSDQDPIVFGGGPVLTANPEPLAPFFDVILLGDGEELLPNFIDALQEVRSESRSVRLRRLAQVPGIYVPSLYAPRYSNDGSLQSIDPIEADLPATITKQTWRGNSLSHSTVITPESAWPDIHMVEVVRSCPELCRFCLASYLTLPFRTPSLDDGLIPAVEKGLVATRRLGLLGASVTQHPQFADLLSWLGHERFDDVRVSVSSVRAATVTTELASGLARRGSKSLTIAIESGSERMREVVNKKLSNEEISAAARHAKDGGLRALKLYGMVGLPSEEEEDVELTADLLLQLKKSTPGLRFTLGVSTFVPKAQTPFQWQGVRPEADKRLKRLAKRLKPKGIDLRPESYGWSVIQALLSRSDRRLAPVIAAVRGSQESLGGWKKAYRAALAGDLPKAQSGGVTLPLPASWEHVVHDVWDTESELPWGHLNGPLTKDRLIKDREKSIS; encoded by the coding sequence ATGGCCTTTCCCAGCACTTACACGGTGGGGATCACCAGCCTCGGTTACCAAATCGTGTGGGCGACTCTGGCCATGCGCTCGGATCTGGATGTGCGTCGCCTGTTCACCGATCAGTGCGATCCACCGCATCGACAGTGCGATCTGTTCGGACTCTCCCTCAGCTGGGAACTGGATGGTCCGGTGCTGCTGGATCTGCTAGAGCAACAGCGGATTCCCATCTGGAGCGAGCAGCGCTCGGATCAGGATCCAATCGTGTTTGGTGGAGGTCCTGTGCTGACCGCAAACCCCGAACCTCTGGCTCCCTTTTTCGATGTGATCCTGCTGGGGGATGGCGAAGAACTGCTGCCCAACTTCATCGACGCACTTCAGGAGGTGCGGTCTGAATCACGATCCGTGCGCCTGCGGCGGTTGGCTCAGGTGCCTGGGATTTATGTGCCATCGCTGTACGCCCCCCGCTACAGCAATGACGGCAGTCTGCAAAGCATCGACCCGATCGAAGCAGATCTTCCAGCAACGATCACCAAGCAAACCTGGCGCGGTAACAGCCTTAGCCATTCAACGGTGATCACCCCGGAATCCGCCTGGCCCGATATCCACATGGTGGAGGTGGTCCGCAGCTGCCCGGAACTGTGCCGTTTCTGTCTGGCCAGTTATCTCACGCTTCCCTTCCGCACGCCCTCTCTAGACGACGGCCTGATCCCTGCTGTCGAGAAAGGTCTGGTGGCAACGCGCAGGCTGGGACTACTGGGTGCATCGGTGACTCAGCATCCACAGTTCGCAGACCTGCTCAGCTGGCTCGGTCATGAGCGCTTTGATGACGTGCGGGTGAGTGTGAGTTCGGTGCGGGCAGCCACCGTGACCACAGAACTTGCCAGTGGACTGGCCAGGCGCGGCAGCAAATCACTCACGATCGCCATCGAAAGCGGCAGCGAACGCATGCGCGAGGTGGTGAATAAAAAATTAAGCAACGAAGAGATCAGCGCCGCTGCACGCCATGCCAAAGACGGGGGGCTGCGTGCCCTCAAGCTCTACGGAATGGTGGGGCTCCCCAGCGAAGAAGAAGAAGATGTGGAATTAACTGCTGATCTGCTGCTTCAGCTCAAAAAGAGCACCCCTGGCTTGCGTTTCACCCTGGGCGTGAGCACTTTCGTCCCCAAGGCTCAAACCCCGTTCCAATGGCAGGGCGTCAGGCCTGAAGCCGACAAACGACTGAAACGACTGGCCAAACGCCTGAAGCCAAAAGGGATTGATCTGAGGCCCGAGAGTTACGGCTGGAGTGTGATCCAGGCTTTGCTCTCCCGCAGTGACCGCCGCCTGGCACCTGTGATCGCTGCAGTACGCGGCTCGCAGGAAAGCCTCGGGGGTTGGAAGAAGGCCTACAGAGCGGCGTTAGCAGGCGATCTTCCAAAAGCCCAGAGCGGGGGCGTCACTCTGCCTTTACCCGCAAGCTGGGAACATGTCGTGCACGACGTTTGGGATACCGAATCAGAGCTACCTTGGGGGCACCTCAACGGTCCTTTAACCAAGGACCGTCTGATCAAGGATCGAGAGAAGTCGATCAGTTAA
- a CDS encoding C2 family cysteine protease, which translates to MEDLNTPQLSSTSGKVDDIISASSSAAIHSNVGYGFGQDINNYSENNAALSLISSDTEINLDGALNEQTLIEEKEYSGGIASTITDSTTTPEDGFETSKTHQFDGCNIEQSGNAQNQFHSSYGWIEEQGNASLYNYWGNYYVYDEAGYNFIDYTDSNGWSIIGAERVNEINQLAFGSSLYESFYRYNMDSDWNPVDGDWLTGASLYQAESDFQQDFNEDGVTGAPLTTTESAGSINLLKDSDGYGYVQDSTGNSVSITHSDGTQWGDSTWTGWTLVGAETIDGINTSSWEFSDGKLWLGRHDSNWAYTISEGYASAGSSTYFQAESNFQQDFNGDSIIGSTNKINGISNSSIINNVNIALSDELFTHQELRSLLADVASGGVTATELTDLQTIETNLGGYLSATEASYQSYIFDAVVNGNSANQWWTGGESSRINLGNLYEGSTEAHLNSLVDKWYGGLDRPTNFVQGDSAASASAMTFAYDEMVGDLFVDGVNFDDIRQGQAGTCYVLAAACSYADADSSIITEMFKDNGDGTYGVRFYDNSLSEVWVTVDSYVPSTNGYSTALAGNASWGLTGEKWVALLEKGYAQANETEAFSRGSDSSKNSYAAVEGGWMDALTHLSGNTSTTVSFYYTGTGGSGTGLNGWSSAYRSQTSWNAFESQAIAALNNNKALWLGSLGNTWGSNGRRDFVDGHAFAITDYNASTGLFTIVNPWGSSSSSSNHTFTARWSELASHGIMPILSWA; encoded by the coding sequence ATGGAAGACCTCAATACACCTCAATTATCTTCGACCTCCGGAAAAGTAGACGATATTATTAGCGCTTCGTCTTCTGCAGCTATTCATTCGAATGTGGGTTATGGGTTTGGACAGGATATCAACAATTACTCAGAGAACAATGCAGCACTGTCCCTGATTAGCAGCGATACTGAAATCAATCTAGACGGGGCTCTAAATGAGCAAACCTTGATTGAAGAGAAAGAATATAGTGGAGGAATTGCTTCAACTATTACCGACTCCACAACAACACCTGAGGACGGATTTGAGACAAGCAAAACTCATCAATTTGATGGCTGCAACATAGAGCAGAGCGGTAATGCACAAAATCAATTCCACAGTTCTTACGGATGGATTGAAGAACAGGGTAACGCCAGTCTCTACAACTACTGGGGCAATTATTATGTCTACGACGAAGCTGGGTACAACTTCATTGACTACACCGACTCCAACGGATGGAGCATCATTGGCGCCGAAAGAGTTAACGAAATCAATCAACTGGCTTTCGGGAGCTCTTTATATGAATCATTTTATAGATACAACATGGATAGCGATTGGAATCCCGTTGATGGCGATTGGCTGACGGGAGCATCTCTTTATCAGGCTGAATCTGATTTTCAGCAAGATTTCAATGAAGATGGCGTCACTGGTGCTCCTCTGACCACAACCGAATCTGCTGGTTCAATCAACCTGCTCAAAGATTCTGACGGTTACGGCTATGTACAAGATTCAACGGGCAACTCCGTCTCCATCACACACTCCGATGGCACGCAATGGGGTGATAGCACCTGGACCGGATGGACACTCGTCGGCGCTGAAACCATCGATGGTATCAATACCTCCTCTTGGGAATTTTCCGACGGCAAGCTTTGGCTTGGACGGCATGATTCCAACTGGGCTTACACAATTTCAGAAGGCTATGCATCTGCTGGCTCATCTACTTACTTCCAGGCTGAATCTAATTTTCAGCAAGATTTCAATGGCGATTCCATTATTGGAAGCACAAACAAAATCAACGGCATCTCAAACAGCTCAATCATTAACAATGTAAACATCGCTTTAAGCGACGAACTGTTCACCCACCAGGAGCTCAGATCACTGTTGGCTGACGTTGCCAGTGGAGGCGTCACTGCAACAGAACTGACCGACCTGCAAACCATTGAAACCAATCTCGGTGGATACCTTTCGGCGACAGAAGCTTCGTACCAAAGTTATATCTTTGATGCCGTCGTCAATGGCAATAGCGCAAATCAGTGGTGGACTGGAGGCGAGTCAAGCCGTATCAATCTTGGCAACCTCTACGAGGGCTCCACTGAAGCTCATCTCAATTCACTCGTGGATAAGTGGTATGGCGGTCTTGATCGCCCCACAAACTTCGTCCAAGGCGACTCTGCCGCAAGTGCAAGCGCGATGACATTTGCTTACGACGAAATGGTTGGTGATCTGTTTGTCGATGGAGTTAACTTTGACGATATCAGACAAGGACAAGCAGGAACTTGCTATGTCTTAGCAGCTGCTTGCTCCTACGCAGACGCTGATTCAAGCATCATCACAGAGATGTTTAAAGACAATGGTGATGGTACCTATGGCGTTCGGTTTTATGACAACAGCCTCAGCGAAGTCTGGGTCACCGTCGATTCTTACGTGCCAAGCACGAACGGCTACAGCACAGCACTTGCAGGCAACGCATCTTGGGGGCTAACAGGCGAAAAGTGGGTGGCCTTACTGGAAAAAGGCTATGCACAAGCCAATGAAACAGAGGCTTTCTCGAGAGGTAGCGACAGCTCCAAAAACAGTTATGCGGCTGTAGAAGGAGGTTGGATGGATGCTCTGACACACCTTTCAGGAAATACAAGTACAACTGTTTCCTTCTACTACACAGGAACTGGTGGTTCTGGAACAGGCCTGAATGGCTGGTCCAGTGCCTATAGGAGCCAAACAAGCTGGAATGCATTTGAATCTCAAGCGATTGCTGCACTTAACAACAACAAAGCACTTTGGCTGGGGTCATTAGGTAACACCTGGGGGAGTAACGGCCGAAGGGATTTCGTGGATGGACATGCTTTTGCAATTACTGACTACAACGCCAGCACTGGGTTATTCACGATCGTGAATCCTTGGGGATCCAGCAGTAGCAGCAGCAATCACACATTCACAGCCCGCTGGAGCGAACTTGCCAGCCATGGAATCATGCCCATCTTGAGCTGGGCTTGA
- a CDS encoding O-antigen ligase, protein MAWLDQGRPSLASSRGWRCFQLGLFLLPSSALLGSLLLFPALLFGCAGRDRPYWRDPWNAPLLAAAGLMVLGCFGAYDQGLAWVGLANWLPFFWGFWGFQPYLMNPESRRRSALWLVAGSVPVVVTGLGQLWWGWQGPWQLLGGLIVWFVAAGGRPEGRLSGLFDYANIASAWLALVWPLTLAALVQQGLNRWRRVVVVILAVLLVVALVLTESRNGWGSLVLVVPIVLGPPSWPWLIPLLALALLPVLLSVLPGVPLMLQDPARTLVPEGLWARLNDSQYGGERVLASTRISQWNVALQLIVERPWLGWGAAAFSVIYPLRTGQWHGHAHNLPLELAISHGLPVAVLMVGFVLALLVVSLRRGLSGLFDRAWWTALFVLMVLHGTDLPFFDSRLNIAGWILLAGLRSSFSERAHAQH, encoded by the coding sequence ATGGCCTGGCTGGATCAGGGCCGTCCCTCCCTGGCATCGTCACGTGGTTGGCGCTGCTTTCAGCTCGGCCTGTTTCTGCTGCCGTCGTCAGCTCTGCTGGGAAGTCTGTTGCTGTTCCCAGCGCTGTTGTTCGGCTGTGCCGGGCGTGATCGGCCCTACTGGCGTGACCCCTGGAATGCTCCGCTGCTGGCGGCTGCCGGCCTGATGGTGCTTGGTTGCTTTGGGGCCTATGACCAGGGGCTTGCCTGGGTGGGGCTGGCCAATTGGCTGCCTTTTTTCTGGGGTTTCTGGGGTTTTCAGCCCTATTTGATGAACCCTGAGTCCCGCCGCCGCTCTGCCCTCTGGTTGGTGGCCGGCAGTGTGCCTGTGGTGGTGACCGGTCTCGGTCAGCTGTGGTGGGGATGGCAGGGACCTTGGCAGCTGTTGGGTGGATTGATCGTGTGGTTTGTGGCCGCAGGGGGTCGTCCTGAAGGGCGCCTTTCCGGTTTGTTTGATTACGCCAACATCGCTTCTGCCTGGTTGGCTCTGGTCTGGCCACTGACCCTGGCTGCCCTCGTGCAGCAGGGGTTGAACCGCTGGCGCCGTGTCGTGGTGGTGATCCTGGCCGTGTTGTTGGTGGTGGCGTTGGTGCTCACGGAATCCCGTAACGGCTGGGGTTCATTGGTGTTGGTGGTGCCGATCGTTCTGGGTCCACCCAGTTGGCCCTGGTTGATTCCTCTGCTGGCGCTAGCGCTTCTGCCGGTATTGCTGTCCGTGCTCCCAGGGGTGCCGCTTATGCTTCAGGATCCAGCCCGGACTCTGGTGCCTGAAGGTCTCTGGGCTCGTCTCAACGACAGCCAGTACGGCGGGGAAAGAGTTCTGGCTTCTACGCGCATCAGTCAATGGAATGTTGCGCTGCAATTGATTGTTGAACGGCCCTGGCTTGGCTGGGGAGCGGCGGCGTTCTCAGTGATCTATCCCCTGCGCACCGGTCAGTGGCATGGCCATGCCCACAACCTGCCGCTGGAGCTGGCCATCAGCCATGGTCTGCCGGTGGCAGTGCTGATGGTGGGTTTTGTCTTAGCCCTGTTGGTGGTCAGCCTGCGCCGAGGACTGTCCGGCTTGTTCGACCGGGCCTGGTGGACGGCGTTGTTCGTGCTGATGGTTCTGCACGGCACAGATCTGCCCTTCTTTGACAGCCGGTTGAACATTGCCGGCTGGATTCTGTTGGCAGGGCTGCGTAGCAGTTTTAGTGAGCGGGCTCATGCCCAACATTGA
- the purU gene encoding formyltetrahydrofolate deformylase: MSSASVILQLICPDRPALVSELAGWVAANGGNIRHADHHTDSGAGLFLSRIEWGLEGFGLPRQAIAPAVESLAQRLVGEAQLHFSDEHPRVAILVSKQSHCLLDLLWRARSGELPMQVPIVIANHPDLEGSCKEFGVPFVHVPLTRETKAEAEHTILELLIEHRVELAVLAKYMQVLSGSFLEQFPNVINIHHSFLPAFKGAQPYHRAWERGVKLIGATSHYVTEELDDGPIIEQTIAHVSHRDEVQDLIRKGRDTERLALARALRLHLCRQVMVYRGRTAVFA; this comes from the coding sequence TTGTCCTCCGCTTCGGTCATCCTTCAGCTGATCTGTCCCGACCGTCCGGCACTCGTGAGTGAGCTCGCCGGCTGGGTGGCTGCGAACGGGGGCAACATCCGTCATGCCGATCACCACACCGATTCCGGTGCCGGCCTGTTTCTCAGCAGAATTGAGTGGGGTCTGGAGGGCTTCGGACTACCGCGCCAGGCGATTGCACCAGCGGTGGAGTCACTGGCGCAACGGCTCGTGGGTGAGGCTCAGCTGCACTTCTCTGATGAGCATCCCCGTGTGGCGATTCTGGTGAGCAAGCAAAGTCACTGCCTGCTGGATCTGCTCTGGCGGGCTCGCAGTGGAGAACTGCCCATGCAGGTTCCCATCGTGATTGCCAATCACCCTGATTTGGAGGGCAGCTGCAAAGAGTTCGGAGTCCCGTTTGTGCATGTTCCGCTAACCCGAGAGACCAAGGCTGAAGCTGAGCACACCATCCTTGAGCTGCTGATCGAACATCGCGTGGAGCTGGCGGTGCTGGCTAAGTACATGCAGGTGCTCAGCGGTAGTTTCCTTGAGCAATTTCCCAATGTGATCAATATCCACCACTCATTTCTGCCTGCCTTCAAGGGTGCACAGCCGTATCACCGTGCCTGGGAACGGGGCGTGAAACTGATCGGTGCAACGTCCCACTACGTGACCGAGGAACTGGACGATGGCCCGATCATTGAGCAGACCATCGCCCATGTGAGCCATCGCGATGAGGTGCAGGATCTGATCCGCAAGGGTCGTGACACCGAACGACTTGCTTTGGCCAGGGCTCTACGCCTTCACCTCTGCCGTCAAGTGATGGTCTATCGGGGCCGTACGGCAGTGTTCGCGTGA
- a CDS encoding ParB N-terminal domain-containing protein encodes MASIREEGLHEPIDLLEVDSQLSGFNNCHRVAAHERLGLTTIRARI; translated from the coding sequence ATGGCCTCCATTCGTGAGGAGGGATTGCACGAACCGATCGATCTCTTGGAGGTGGATAGTCAGCTCAGTGGGTTCAACAACTGTCACAGGGTTGCGGCCCATGAACGTCTTGGACTGACAACCATTCGTGCTCGGATCTGA
- the psbQ gene encoding photosystem II protein PsbQ produces MLSALRRVAAFCLCLALCFGLAACDGSANANPATISPEDMAVIRRQVEGFTAARDRLPELAKLVEERDWTFTRNLIHGPMQEVGREMLYINQRLLPQDRAEANKLATSLKDAMADLDEAARLQDDGKLQKSLDELESGFSNYAAVIPEQALS; encoded by the coding sequence ATGCTGAGCGCCCTGCGCCGCGTGGCCGCCTTCTGCCTCTGCCTCGCCCTCTGTTTCGGCCTCGCAGCTTGTGATGGCAGTGCCAATGCCAATCCCGCAACCATCAGCCCTGAAGATATGGCTGTGATCCGCCGGCAGGTGGAAGGCTTCACGGCTGCCAGGGACCGACTGCCTGAACTGGCCAAGCTCGTTGAAGAACGCGACTGGACCTTCACTCGCAACCTGATCCATGGCCCCATGCAGGAAGTGGGCCGCGAAATGCTGTACATCAACCAACGGCTGCTTCCCCAGGACAGAGCAGAAGCCAACAAATTGGCGACGTCCCTGAAGGACGCCATGGCTGATCTCGATGAAGCCGCTCGTCTCCAGGACGACGGCAAACTTCAGAAGTCATTGGACGAGCTGGAATCAGGCTTCAGCAATTACGCAGCCGTCATCCCCGAGCAGGCTCTGAGCTGA
- a CDS encoding FAD-binding oxidoreductase, which translates to MGAGVTGTGTAWHLAGQGHKVLLADPLLARPIPSKPADRDLNGSTASLGVLMGHAFRRSSGRAWRLRQRSMTLWPSWVEQLNHPESPLQLETPLIQLASDAEEAQRMQQLADSRPDSGLQFITNKKLEQADPPWPQAGHGAMLSKRDGRIDPLQLLRALRRSLVEHNIELRATEVVELLRQSSSDRSQWRLLTADGGIDDFDVVVICSALGSTKLLQSLGHQRPMDAVLGQVLELQLNKPAKPWSGWPAVLTCGGINLIPQGQNRLWIGATLEPGVTADPAAQETMKRLNDLAPAWLEDSQLLGQWHGLRARPRERPAPLLEELEPGLLLASGHYRNGVLLTPATAEWVGQHVDQQSITSP; encoded by the coding sequence ATTGGTGCCGGAGTCACCGGCACTGGCACCGCTTGGCATCTTGCTGGGCAAGGGCATAAAGTTTTGCTTGCGGACCCATTGCTGGCCAGGCCGATCCCGTCCAAGCCAGCTGATCGTGATCTGAATGGCAGCACCGCATCTCTTGGCGTGCTGATGGGCCATGCCTTCCGGCGTTCGAGCGGCCGGGCCTGGAGGCTGCGTCAACGCAGCATGACGCTTTGGCCGTCGTGGGTTGAGCAACTGAATCATCCGGAGTCGCCGCTGCAGCTGGAGACTCCGTTGATTCAACTCGCCAGCGACGCGGAAGAAGCACAGCGGATGCAACAGCTTGCAGATTCAAGACCCGATTCAGGACTGCAGTTCATCACCAACAAAAAGCTTGAGCAGGCTGATCCGCCATGGCCACAGGCTGGTCATGGGGCGATGCTGTCGAAACGTGATGGACGGATCGATCCGCTGCAGCTGCTTCGAGCCCTGAGACGAAGCCTGGTTGAGCACAACATCGAACTACGAGCGACAGAGGTTGTGGAACTGCTGCGGCAAAGCAGCTCAGATCGGAGCCAGTGGAGGCTCCTCACTGCAGACGGAGGGATCGACGACTTCGATGTGGTGGTGATCTGTTCTGCTTTGGGCAGCACCAAACTGCTGCAGAGCCTTGGGCATCAACGTCCCATGGATGCCGTGCTCGGACAGGTGCTTGAACTTCAGCTCAACAAGCCAGCCAAGCCATGGTCAGGGTGGCCAGCAGTGCTCACCTGCGGCGGCATCAATCTGATTCCCCAGGGGCAGAACCGCCTGTGGATCGGAGCCACGCTGGAGCCTGGCGTGACAGCGGATCCTGCAGCCCAAGAGACCATGAAACGGCTCAACGACCTGGCCCCGGCATGGCTGGAAGACTCCCAGCTGCTCGGCCAATGGCATGGCTTGCGTGCACGACCACGAGAACGACCTGCTCCACTGTTGGAAGAGCTCGAACCTGGGCTGCTGCTGGCGTCAGGGCACTACCGCAACGGCGTGTTGCTGACACCCGCAACCGCTGAATGGGTTGGCCAGCACGTTGATCAACAATCGATAACCAGCCCTTAA
- the pstS gene encoding phosphate ABC transporter substrate-binding protein PstS, protein MQRSFLTRTLTVISGMAAGLSLAACSTGGGGDEKVQGQLSAAGASFPAAIYQRWFQGLSSHGVNVNYQSVGSGAGVRQFTAETVDFGASDKPMKPEAIAKVSRGVVQIPMTAGAIAVAYNNPGCDLSLTQKQLAGIFLGQITNYSALGCDDKAINIVHRSDGSGTTYNFTKHLEAISPEWKKDVGADKSVKWPTGVGAKGNEGVSAQLNQIAGGIGYVELAYVKGDLQAAAVQNASGEQVKPTNATASEALGSIDLGPDLIGGNPNPKAGYPIVTFTWVLAYKTGNDDKTTMLRKTFNYMLSEEAQSQAPELGYVSLPPDVVNQSKAAADSIN, encoded by the coding sequence ATGCAACGCTCTTTTCTCACGAGAACGCTCACTGTCATCTCGGGTATGGCCGCAGGACTCAGCCTGGCTGCTTGCTCCACAGGTGGTGGTGGTGATGAAAAAGTCCAGGGCCAGCTCTCCGCAGCAGGCGCTTCCTTCCCTGCGGCTATTTACCAGCGATGGTTTCAGGGATTGTCGTCCCATGGTGTGAATGTCAATTACCAGTCAGTGGGTTCAGGTGCTGGTGTCCGTCAATTCACCGCAGAAACGGTCGATTTCGGCGCCTCCGACAAACCGATGAAGCCCGAAGCCATTGCCAAGGTGAGTCGCGGTGTGGTGCAGATCCCCATGACCGCCGGGGCGATCGCCGTGGCTTACAACAACCCCGGCTGCGATTTATCACTCACCCAAAAGCAACTGGCAGGGATTTTTCTCGGGCAGATCACGAACTACAGCGCACTCGGATGTGATGACAAGGCGATCAACATTGTTCACCGTTCCGACGGCTCCGGCACCACCTACAACTTCACGAAACATCTGGAAGCCATTAGCCCTGAGTGGAAAAAGGATGTTGGCGCAGACAAGTCGGTCAAATGGCCAACCGGTGTTGGAGCCAAAGGCAATGAGGGTGTCTCCGCCCAGCTGAATCAAATCGCTGGAGGCATCGGTTACGTGGAATTGGCCTATGTGAAGGGTGATCTGCAGGCCGCTGCAGTGCAGAACGCTTCGGGTGAACAGGTGAAGCCCACCAATGCCACGGCCAGCGAAGCTCTGGGTTCCATTGACCTCGGCCCCGATCTGATCGGAGGTAATCCCAATCCCAAAGCGGGCTATCCGATCGTCACCTTCACCTGGGTGCTGGCCTACAAAACTGGCAACGACGACAAAACGACAATGTTGAGGAAGACCTTCAACTACATGCTGTCCGAAGAAGCACAGTCGCAGGCTCCCGAGCTGGGCTACGTCTCATTGCCACCTGATGTGGTGAACCAATCCAAAGCCGCAGCCGATTCCATCAACTGA